GACTTCACAAACTGAAATGGCAAAGGAAGGTATCCGCCATTTAGGTTATCCCGAATATTTTATGAACGCCTTGGTGGTGTTCAAGGTATTGGGCACATTGGCTTTGGTTATTCCTGCCGTTCCAAAACGGTTGAAGGAATGGGCATACGCTGGTTTTACATGTAACTTTCTGTTTGCCTCTATTAGCCATTGGGCAGTGGATGGGGTCGACTTTCAGGCTCTGTTTCCCTTGATTGTATTGGGAATTTTGTTGGTGTCTTACCGCTATTACCACAAACTCAATAGATCCGCCAATTTAGAAATCGATACGGTAAAGGCTGCATCATTAACTTAAACGGCAAACAAGGTTTACTTGTAAAAACGACATCCGGGAATCTAATGATAGAAAAGGCATGGGACAATTAATCACCTATCTCACGTTTAATGGCAATTGCAGGGAAGCGATGGAATTTTATCAGACATGCCTCGGTGGGGAATTGTATTTCCAGACTTTAGGTGAATCCCCTAAAACAAAAAAGCTGCCCAAGCATATGAAAACGTATATAGTTCAGGCGTCCCTTAGACGCGATGGTTTGGTCTTGATGGGTACCGATATGACCGATGAAGAACTGTTGTGGGGGAATGCGGTGTCCATTTTATTGGACTGTAATGACGAAGATCGGCTTAAAGCCTATTATCATAATTTGGAAGCTGAAGCCAAAGCGACCCAACCTTTACAGGAAACCTACTGGGGAGAACTTTTTGGCCGACTGACCGATAAATATGGAAACCATTGGTTGTTTCATTGCAAAAAAAGGGATGTGGAAATTAGCCAGTGAAGACAAAAATAGACACGGGGATGTTGACCCATAAAATGCAGACACAAAATGAAACGAGCAAAATACCTATGGCTCCGCCTTGGGGATATTGTTCCAAGAAATTTGTTTATTTAAAATAAGAAAACATGAACACTATTAAAAACACACAGAAAATCACACCATTTCTTTGGTTCGACGATAGGGCAGAAGAAGCGATGAACTTTTATATTTCCATTTTCCCAAATTCGGAAATAAAGCAATTGAAAAAATGGCCGGAAGAAACACCTTTCCCGACGGAATCCACCAAACCCGGTACCGTACAACAAGGCATGTTCGTCCTGGACGGGTTTCAATTTTG
This genomic window from Mariniflexile sp. TRM1-10 contains:
- a CDS encoding DoxX family protein, whose protein sequence is MKKNKIIFWTATLIIFLFEGVMPALTSQTEMAKEGIRHLGYPEYFMNALVVFKVLGTLALVIPAVPKRLKEWAYAGFTCNFLFASISHWAVDGVDFQALFPLIVLGILLVSYRYYHKLNRSANLEIDTVKAASLT
- a CDS encoding VOC family protein yields the protein MGQLITYLTFNGNCREAMEFYQTCLGGELYFQTLGESPKTKKLPKHMKTYIVQASLRRDGLVLMGTDMTDEELLWGNAVSILLDCNDEDRLKAYYHNLEAEAKATQPLQETYWGELFGRLTDKYGNHWLFHCKKRDVEISQ